Proteins from a single region of Undibacterium sp. KW1:
- a CDS encoding LytTR family DNA-binding domain-containing protein, translated as MNMAIRSIIVDDEEHARITLGYALGKYAEWQVLAVLKNAAAAREFLAQNTVDVVFLDIQMPRESGLELARSLAAQSRPPLIIFVTAYNVHAIDAFELHALDYLLKPFSQDRFAKTLQRAREMLSLTQQPAYAQAVAACLVASQHKPAESGKSGELQPVYLQQVTVRSVGEMECIRLADVHWIGAAGNYVELHLGQRVVLHRVALSKLEEYLDPRQFIRVHRGAIVRTDQPVHLQVMGNGGYQLSLRNGSEVAVSKNYIDALRQLMLEPALPRISARS; from the coding sequence AAATATGCTGAATGGCAGGTGTTGGCCGTGCTTAAAAATGCGGCAGCAGCGCGTGAGTTTCTCGCGCAAAATACGGTCGATGTGGTGTTCCTTGATATACAAATGCCCAGGGAATCAGGGCTGGAATTGGCCCGCAGTCTGGCAGCGCAGTCAAGACCGCCGCTGATCATCTTTGTGACTGCTTACAATGTACATGCGATAGATGCCTTTGAGCTACATGCACTGGATTACCTGCTCAAGCCTTTCAGCCAGGACAGATTTGCCAAAACCCTGCAGCGTGCCCGGGAAATGCTGAGCCTGACCCAGCAGCCCGCGTATGCCCAGGCTGTGGCAGCCTGCCTGGTTGCCAGCCAGCATAAGCCTGCTGAGTCAGGTAAATCAGGTGAGTTGCAGCCCGTTTATCTGCAGCAAGTCACGGTCAGGTCTGTGGGCGAGATGGAGTGCATACGGCTCGCTGACGTGCACTGGATAGGGGCGGCAGGTAATTATGTAGAGCTGCACCTGGGCCAGCGCGTAGTCTTGCACAGAGTGGCGCTAAGCAAGCTGGAAGAATATCTCGACCCCCGCCAGTTCATCCGGGTACACCGCGGTGCCATCGTCAGGACTGACCAGCCCGTCCATTTGCAGGTAATGGGGAACGGCGGCTATCAACTCAGCTTGCGTAACGGTAGCGAAGTCGCCGTCAGCAAGAATTATATCGATGCCCTGCGCCAGCTCATGCTGGAGCCGGCCCTGCCCCGAATTTCAGCACGCTCCTGA